A window of Chloroflexota bacterium contains these coding sequences:
- a CDS encoding ABC transporter permease translates to MAFRRFWRHKAAVLGLTILVIISIGAIFADVIAIEPEETFYSFDELQTKKWLPPLTDGHLMGTDDIGRDVFSRVVRGSRVSLRVGFFAIGIAGIAGTLIGLAAGYFGGWVDQVISRIIDLMLAFPDLLLAIAILAALGPSLVNAMVALGLAGIPGYARVVRGATLAARELVYVRAARAVGMSDTRIMLRHILPNVLSPILIMMTLGLGGAILAASALGFLGLAADPPTPEWGSELNLSRAYLRTAWWVSTFNGAAIAVTVLSVNMVGDGLREALDPQASSWAR, encoded by the coding sequence ATGGCCTTTCGCCGCTTTTGGCGCCACAAAGCAGCCGTGCTCGGGCTCACGATCCTGGTCATCATCAGCATCGGCGCCATCTTCGCCGACGTGATCGCCATCGAGCCCGAGGAAACCTTCTACAGCTTCGATGAGTTGCAGACCAAGAAGTGGCTGCCGCCATTGACCGACGGCCACCTCATGGGCACGGACGACATCGGGCGTGACGTGTTCAGCCGGGTAGTCCGCGGCTCACGCGTGTCGCTGCGCGTCGGATTCTTCGCGATTGGCATCGCCGGCATCGCCGGCACGCTGATCGGTCTCGCCGCCGGCTACTTCGGCGGCTGGGTCGATCAGGTGATCAGCCGGATCATCGACCTGATGCTGGCCTTCCCGGACTTGTTGCTCGCGATTGCCATTCTGGCGGCGCTCGGCCCCAGTCTTGTGAACGCCATGGTGGCCCTGGGGCTGGCGGGGATTCCCGGCTATGCGCGCGTCGTTCGCGGCGCCACGCTGGCCGCGCGCGAGTTGGTCTACGTGCGCGCGGCACGCGCCGTGGGCATGTCCGACACCCGCATCATGCTGCGCCACATCCTGCCGAACGTGCTCAGCCCGATTCTGATCATGATGACCCTGGGCCTCGGGGGCGCCATTCTCGCCGCCTCCGCGCTGGGCTTCCTGGGCCTGGCCGCCGACCCGCCGACGCCGGAATGGGGCAGCGAACTCAATCTCTCGCGCGCCTACCTGCGCACCGCCTGGTGGGTGTCCACCTTCAACGGGGCGGCCATCGCCGTTACGGTCCTCTCGGTCAACATGGTTGGCGACGGCCTGCGCGAGGCGCTCGACCCGCAGGCAAGCTCGTGGGCGCGCTAA
- a CDS encoding ABC transporter substrate-binding protein gives MGSSGLVTRRKVMRGGLAALAGGVGAAALAACGEAEVVEKTVTVTVTEVKEVIKEVPVEVPVTKEVEVEKVVIKEVPVETIKEVPVETIKEVEVEKVVEKEVIKEVFVEKVVVEEKLIERAQELVPGINIFSYPEVIPLGPYNPTVGGEVSYPTFGNANSYHPLRAASRASVEIGNMIHEPLYVLGAGNDFAPLLAAGSEVQDDRTQWRIRLRNDVVFHNDEPFNADTVISNFEEIFDESIVRGGIVGFANELNKVEKVDDFTVDFFTKIPNALFHKPLTRGYRPWPLVAKEMGEDFDFNPIGTGPFKFESWTDNVELVGTRFEKYGWAPWYSANQGPAYADRAVGKVLSNDSTARINAMEAGEVSFLLHFVFPHVQRISTNPSFRVLGILNEGMPQYMPINTQLFPTDDVEVRRAMIEGIDRRTVTVRANGGVPPVVVSNCLTSEAVKGYNPEVNNLYTFDVQKAQARLDAAGWTLGDDGFRYNSDGELLEIVFPDTGFPVRELFKLDVEKSLGISVQIPKMEGSTFNEQMQNGAFHAAYVGVGGPDGDVLWDRFHTSVYGLPGRAYSRWMYTDPPGEATPGVELDALLDGARVEFDEAKRIDLWQRASHIIMDNALMIPFVTEFLSWIANTDIVGGNLYVGNFALPIWSDWYDKRVG, from the coding sequence ATGGGCAGTAGTGGATTGGTAACCCGGCGCAAGGTCATGCGCGGGGGGTTGGCCGCCTTAGCCGGCGGCGTCGGCGCGGCCGCGCTGGCCGCGTGCGGCGAGGCCGAGGTCGTCGAGAAGACGGTCACGGTCACGGTCACCGAAGTTAAAGAGGTGATCAAGGAAGTCCCGGTCGAAGTTCCGGTCACCAAGGAAGTCGAAGTCGAGAAGGTCGTCATCAAGGAAGTCCCGGTCGAGACCATCAAGGAAGTGCCGGTCGAGACGATCAAAGAGGTCGAGGTCGAGAAGGTCGTCGAGAAGGAAGTCATCAAAGAGGTCTTCGTCGAGAAGGTCGTCGTCGAGGAGAAGTTGATCGAGCGCGCCCAAGAGCTCGTGCCCGGCATCAACATCTTCAGCTACCCCGAGGTCATTCCGCTGGGCCCCTACAACCCAACGGTCGGTGGCGAGGTGAGCTACCCGACGTTCGGCAACGCGAACAGCTATCACCCGCTGCGCGCGGCCAGCCGGGCGTCGGTTGAGATCGGCAACATGATCCACGAGCCGCTCTATGTGCTCGGCGCGGGCAATGACTTTGCCCCGCTCCTGGCCGCGGGCTCCGAGGTTCAGGACGACCGCACGCAATGGCGCATTCGCCTGCGCAACGACGTGGTCTTCCACAACGACGAGCCGTTCAACGCCGACACGGTGATCTCGAACTTCGAAGAAATCTTCGACGAGAGCATCGTGCGTGGAGGCATCGTCGGCTTCGCCAACGAGCTCAACAAGGTCGAGAAGGTCGACGACTTCACCGTCGACTTTTTCACCAAGATTCCGAACGCGCTCTTCCACAAGCCCCTTACCCGCGGCTATCGGCCGTGGCCATTGGTGGCCAAGGAAATGGGCGAAGACTTCGACTTCAACCCGATCGGGACCGGTCCCTTCAAGTTCGAGAGTTGGACCGACAACGTCGAGCTGGTCGGCACGCGATTCGAAAAGTACGGCTGGGCTCCCTGGTACTCCGCCAACCAGGGTCCGGCATACGCAGACCGGGCCGTCGGCAAGGTGCTGTCGAACGACAGCACGGCGCGGATCAACGCGATGGAGGCGGGCGAGGTCAGCTTCCTGCTCCACTTCGTGTTCCCGCACGTGCAGCGCATCTCGACCAACCCGAGCTTCCGGGTGTTGGGGATCCTGAACGAGGGCATGCCGCAGTACATGCCGATCAACACGCAGCTGTTCCCGACGGACGACGTCGAGGTCCGCCGCGCGATGATCGAAGGCATTGACCGCCGCACGGTCACCGTGCGCGCCAACGGCGGCGTTCCGCCGGTAGTCGTCAGCAACTGCCTCACGTCGGAGGCGGTCAAGGGCTACAACCCGGAGGTCAACAACCTCTACACCTTCGACGTGCAGAAGGCGCAGGCGCGGCTGGACGCCGCCGGTTGGACGCTGGGCGACGACGGCTTCCGTTACAACTCGGATGGCGAGTTGCTCGAGATCGTGTTCCCGGACACCGGCTTTCCGGTGCGCGAGCTGTTCAAGCTCGACGTCGAGAAGTCGCTCGGCATCTCGGTGCAGATTCCGAAGATGGAAGGCAGCACGTTCAACGAGCAGATGCAGAACGGCGCCTTTCACGCGGCGTACGTGGGTGTCGGCGGGCCGGACGGCGACGTGCTGTGGGACCGCTTCCACACCTCCGTCTACGGGCTGCCGGGGCGCGCATACTCGCGCTGGATGTACACGGACCCGCCCGGAGAGGCCACGCCAGGCGTGGAGCTGGATGCGCTGCTCGACGGCGCCCGGGTCGAGTTCGACGAGGCCAAGCGGATCGACCTGTGGCAGCGTGCGAGCCACATCATCATGGACAACGCCTTGATGATTCCGTTCGTCACCGAGTTCCTCAGCTGGATCGCCAACACCGACATCGTCGGCGGGAACCTCTACGTCGGGAACTTCGCGTTGCCGATCTGGAGCGACTGGTACGACAAGCGGGTTGGCTAG
- a CDS encoding ABC transporter permease, producing MGGYIIRRVLYTIPVVLGVLVTTFILLRLIPGDPVDLFYLGGQDPSGTVSFVVTPSQQSAYDALRKEFNLDKHIVHQFFIYLWDFVRFDFGKSIRSQRPINEIIADHWPATIQLTMAGMGIAFLIGIGAGVISAIRHHTWVDYASQGFAVFGVSIPSFFLGVVLLLIFAIAWQTEEGRGMLPVISNGHGKELILPSITLGTAASAILARLMRSSMLDVLSRDYIRTARAKGLRERAVIWLHALRNALIPVVTVAGLAFGGLLTGTVVIEIVFTRQGLGLQLISAITQRDYPVVQGLVILAALLYTLMNLLVDILYTYIDPRVRLVRASV from the coding sequence ATGGGTGGCTACATCATCCGACGCGTCCTCTACACGATTCCGGTCGTGTTGGGAGTGCTGGTGACGACGTTCATCCTCCTGCGCCTGATCCCGGGCGACCCGGTTGATCTGTTTTATCTCGGCGGCCAGGATCCGTCAGGCACCGTGTCGTTCGTCGTCACGCCCTCGCAACAGAGCGCCTACGACGCCCTGCGCAAAGAATTCAATCTCGACAAGCACATCGTCCACCAATTCTTCATCTATCTCTGGGACTTCGTCCGCTTCGACTTCGGCAAGTCGATTCGATCGCAACGGCCCATCAACGAAATCATCGCGGACCACTGGCCCGCCACGATTCAACTCACGATGGCAGGGATGGGAATTGCGTTTCTCATCGGCATTGGCGCCGGCGTGATCTCCGCGATACGTCACCACACGTGGGTCGACTACGCGTCGCAGGGCTTTGCGGTCTTCGGCGTCTCGATTCCGAGTTTCTTCCTGGGCGTCGTGCTGCTGCTGATCTTCGCTATTGCCTGGCAAACGGAAGAAGGCAGAGGCATGCTCCCGGTGATCTCCAACGGCCACGGCAAGGAGCTCATCTTGCCCTCGATCACGCTGGGCACGGCCGCGTCGGCGATCCTGGCCCGTTTGATGCGCTCCTCCATGCTGGACGTCCTGTCGCGAGACTACATTCGCACGGCGCGCGCCAAGGGCCTGCGCGAGCGCGCCGTGATCTGGCTGCATGCGCTGCGCAACGCACTGATCCCCGTGGTTACCGTCGCTGGACTGGCGTTTGGCGGCCTGCTCACCGGCACGGTCGTCATCGAGATAGTGTTTACCCGGCAAGGACTTGGGCTCCAGCTCATCTCCGCCATCACCCAGCGCGACTATCCGGTCGTTCAGGGACTGGTGATACTCGCGGCGCTCCTGTACACGCTCATGAATCTCCTTGTCGACATCCTCTACACCTATATCGACCCGCGCGTCCGGCTCGTCCGCGCGTCTGTCTAG
- a CDS encoding IS5 family transposase, with protein sequence MHPKHTFADVEYDGQPRQTRRERFLQRMDALLPWARLEERIRPVYPTGERGRPPYPLALLLRFHCVQLFYNLSDPAMEDALYDSVSVQRFVGLTARDPRPDETTILHFRHLLERHDLGAGLLAEITQHLASQGLRLREGTIVDATILDAPASTKNRAQARDPEMHQVKKGKQWYFGMKAHIGVDAETGLVHSVATTAANVADITQVPQLLHGAETRVWGAAGYEGVARRPEHRGRAIDWQVAVRGGQRRRLPPGSAAAQAEQRKASIRAKVEHPFLYVKRHFGYGQVRYRGLAKNRTRLCLLFGFASLLLAARAAPV encoded by the coding sequence ATGCACCCAAAACACACATTTGCCGACGTGGAGTATGACGGGCAGCCGCGCCAGACGCGGCGGGAGCGCTTTCTCCAGCGCATGGACGCGCTTCTGCCGTGGGCGCGGCTGGAAGAGCGCATCCGCCCCGTCTATCCCACCGGCGAGCGTGGGCGGCCGCCCTACCCGCTGGCCCTGCTGCTGCGGTTTCACTGCGTGCAGCTGTTCTACAACCTGAGCGACCCGGCGATGGAAGACGCGCTCTACGACAGCGTGTCGGTGCAGCGGTTCGTGGGACTGACGGCGCGAGACCCGCGGCCCGATGAGACCACCATCCTCCATTTTCGGCACCTGCTGGAACGGCACGACCTGGGTGCGGGGCTGCTGGCGGAGATCACCCAGCACCTGGCGTCCCAGGGGCTGCGGCTGCGCGAAGGGACGATCGTGGACGCGACGATTCTTGACGCGCCGGCGTCGACGAAGAACCGCGCGCAGGCGCGGGACCCGGAGATGCATCAGGTGAAGAAGGGGAAACAGTGGTACTTCGGGATGAAGGCGCACATCGGGGTGGACGCCGAGACGGGACTGGTGCACAGCGTGGCGACGACGGCGGCCAACGTGGCGGACATCACGCAAGTGCCCCAGCTCCTGCACGGCGCCGAGACGCGCGTGTGGGGCGCTGCGGGCTACGAGGGGGTCGCCCGGCGTCCGGAGCATCGGGGGCGGGCGATCGATTGGCAGGTGGCGGTACGCGGGGGGCAGCGGCGGCGCTTGCCGCCCGGCAGCGCTGCCGCCCAGGCGGAGCAGCGCAAGGCCTCCATCCGGGCCAAGGTGGAGCATCCGTTTCTTTATGTGAAGCGGCACTTCGGCTACGGGCAGGTGCGGTATCGCGGGCTGGCCAAGAACCGGACCCGCCTGTGCCTGTTGTTCGGGTTTGCCAGTCTGCTCCTGGCGGCCCGCGCCGCACCCGTGTAA
- a CDS encoding thermonuclease family protein has protein sequence MATATPTLEPCAPTPREMIVPVERVIDGDTFVVTHDGRSERVRLLDVWAPELNEPGGDFAKSFAQSLVDGHWVRLVITAEGNGRDSFGRFLAHVYLADARHVSALIVGRTDATATKDG, from the coding sequence GTGGCAACCGCGACGCCCACACTCGAGCCGTGTGCGCCAACGCCACGCGAGATGATCGTCCCGGTCGAGCGGGTGATCGATGGCGACACCTTCGTGGTGACGCATGATGGTCGATCCGAGCGAGTGCGACTGCTGGACGTGTGGGCACCGGAGCTGAACGAGCCGGGCGGCGACTTCGCGAAGAGCTTCGCTCAGTCGCTGGTGGATGGACATTGGGTGCGGCTGGTGATCACGGCTGAAGGCAACGGGCGAGATAGCTTCGGTCGGTTCCTGGCGCACGTCTACCTGGCGGATGCTCGGCACGTGAGTGCGCTGATTGTCGGGCGGACGGACGCGACCGCGACGAAGGACGGTTAG
- a CDS encoding GH32 C-terminal domain-containing protein, translated as MPRWWSLKILRPPGREEFRRIAFYKNRGHFERVLGTGPHFSLVTVGTSYASEAADVLSRAPETAPVNIEPDEPVELRVFVDRGVVEVFVNSKQCAAVRFYPERADSIGVSIRAPGADALADPTDPPARLRVKPHAASSTRR; from the coding sequence GTGCCCCGATGGTGGAGTCTAAAAATCCTACGCCCACCGGGCAGGGAGGAATTCAGGCGCATCGCCTTCTACAAGAACCGCGGGCATTTCGAACGCGTCCTGGGCACCGGGCCGCATTTCAGCCTGGTCACCGTCGGCACGTCGTACGCGTCGGAGGCAGCGGACGTTCTGTCACGAGCTCCGGAAACGGCGCCGGTCAACATCGAGCCGGACGAGCCCGTCGAGCTGCGGGTCTTCGTTGATCGCGGCGTCGTCGAGGTGTTCGTCAACTCCAAGCAATGCGCGGCGGTTCGCTTCTATCCGGAGCGGGCCGACAGCATTGGGGTATCGATTCGAGCACCAGGGGCGGACGCCCTTGCCGACCCGACCGACCCACCTGCTCGACTACGGGTCAAGCCGCATGCCGCGTCGTCGACCCGGCGCTAA
- a CDS encoding ABC transporter permease, with the protein MGAYILRRMLYIIPVTLGVVTVAFVLLRLVPGDPITLYYFGQDQPGQASASAAGLESESTLERLREAYNLDKSMPHQYVLYLADLVRGDLGISIRKKRPVLHIIGDHWPATMQITLVGMSVAIVVGLTAGILSAIKHHTIIDYAAQMFAIIGVSVPQFLLGLVLIFIFAILWRTDEGLGMLPAISNGHGKELILPSITLGLAASAILARLTRSSMLDVMSRDYIRTARAKGLRERAVIWMHALRNALIPIVTVIGLEFGGLLGGAVVIETVFTRQGLGFQLINSINQRDYPIVQGLVVMAALVYALMNLVVDVLYTYIDPRVRLEESTAT; encoded by the coding sequence ATGGGCGCTTACATCCTGCGACGGATGCTGTACATCATTCCGGTCACCCTGGGGGTGGTCACGGTGGCTTTCGTGCTGTTGCGCCTGGTCCCCGGAGACCCGATCACGCTCTACTACTTCGGGCAGGATCAGCCGGGGCAAGCCAGCGCGTCCGCCGCCGGTCTCGAGTCGGAGTCCACGCTCGAGCGGCTGCGCGAGGCCTACAACCTCGACAAGTCGATGCCCCACCAATACGTGCTGTATCTGGCGGACCTGGTGCGGGGCGACCTGGGAATCTCGATCCGCAAGAAGCGCCCGGTCCTGCACATCATTGGCGACCATTGGCCGGCGACCATGCAGATCACGCTGGTGGGCATGTCGGTTGCCATTGTCGTGGGATTGACCGCTGGGATTCTGTCCGCGATCAAGCACCACACCATCATCGACTACGCGGCCCAGATGTTCGCGATTATCGGCGTGTCGGTGCCCCAATTCCTGCTTGGGCTGGTATTGATCTTTATCTTCGCCATTCTCTGGCGGACGGACGAAGGGCTAGGAATGCTGCCGGCAATCTCCAACGGTCACGGCAAGGAGTTGATCCTGCCGTCAATTACCCTGGGGCTGGCGGCTTCCGCCATCCTGGCCCGGCTGACCCGGTCGTCGATGCTGGACGTGATGTCACGGGACTACATCCGCACGGCACGCGCCAAGGGTTTGCGCGAACGCGCGGTGATATGGATGCACGCGCTGCGCAACGCACTGATCCCCATCGTGACCGTGATCGGGCTGGAATTCGGCGGGCTGCTGGGCGGGGCCGTGGTGATCGAGACGGTGTTCACGCGCCAGGGGCTGGGTTTTCAACTCATCAATTCAATTAATCAGCGAGACTACCCCATCGTGCAGGGTCTCGTCGTTATGGCGGCGCTGGTCTATGCGCTTATGAATCTCGTCGTCGACGTGTTGTACACCTACATCGATCCGCGGGTGCGCCTCGAAGAGTCGACGGCGACTTAG
- a CDS encoding ABC transporter substrate-binding protein encodes MGMKSSLSRRQALRGGALALAGGVGAAALAACGEEKIVTKEVIKEVPVQTIVTQEVIKEVEVATIVTQEVIKEVPVQQIVEKEVIREVIVEKIVERARERAPGVDAHLLSKIVDIGGEPWDPIVGGEVSYFTFTNPNSLDPLSWITRGPEATSPMFERLVVFGEDNVLQPHLAADLPQVADDHMSWTLPLRNDVKFHDGTPFNADAVIFNFERYLDESAVRGAVAGEVGAFANVEKIDDFTVRFNTNGPQPLLPEFLTTPSLVMGSPKAISEMGQDFERNPVGTGPYSFVSWTDDVDLLYERFDDYNWGPPFATNKGPGLADTARILQLSMDFAARAQAFEAGEIDISLQFTFPDVQRVSENPAFHVIGLLFNDIQYVPMNTIKWPLTDINVRKALIHALDRRTATVRQNGGLAPTLVSNLLAPGTIGFSEEASKLYDWNVPKANQILDEAGYARGEDGFRYDSEGKRLEVIFPNTPNPICELFKLDIESNIGIFVDVPNIDFPTFAEGMSQGLYHHAWNGVGGRNGDALYTRFHTSLLGKPGRAWTFFEYSGEPGVPNPDSRIDPLLDGARTEFDAEKRVQMWKDAEYLLMQNAVGVPLVQSLLAWLTNPATVGGRMFIGSGASHPYFGDLYSKD; translated from the coding sequence ATGGGTATGAAATCTTCGCTCTCGCGCCGTCAAGCGTTGCGCGGTGGAGCCCTTGCCTTAGCCGGCGGTGTCGGAGCGGCCGCACTCGCCGCGTGTGGCGAAGAGAAGATCGTCACCAAGGAAGTCATCAAGGAAGTCCCGGTCCAGACCATCGTCACCCAGGAAGTAATCAAAGAGGTCGAGGTCGCGACGATCGTGACCCAAGAGGTCATCAAGGAAGTCCCAGTCCAGCAGATCGTCGAGAAGGAAGTCATTCGCGAGGTCATCGTCGAGAAGATCGTCGAGCGCGCTCGCGAGCGAGCGCCCGGCGTCGACGCGCACCTGCTCAGCAAGATCGTCGATATCGGCGGCGAGCCCTGGGACCCCATCGTGGGCGGCGAGGTGAGCTACTTCACGTTCACGAATCCGAACTCCCTGGACCCACTGTCCTGGATTACGCGCGGACCCGAGGCGACGTCGCCGATGTTCGAGCGCCTCGTGGTGTTTGGGGAAGACAACGTTCTCCAGCCGCACCTGGCGGCGGATCTTCCTCAGGTCGCCGACGATCACATGTCGTGGACGCTGCCGCTGCGCAACGACGTGAAATTCCACGACGGCACGCCGTTCAATGCCGACGCCGTGATCTTCAACTTCGAGCGCTATCTCGATGAGAGCGCCGTGCGCGGCGCGGTTGCGGGTGAGGTCGGCGCATTCGCGAATGTCGAGAAGATCGACGACTTCACCGTGCGGTTCAACACGAACGGGCCGCAGCCGCTGCTGCCGGAATTCCTGACTACCCCCTCGCTCGTGATGGGTTCACCGAAAGCCATTTCGGAGATGGGGCAGGACTTCGAGCGCAATCCGGTTGGAACGGGCCCTTACAGCTTCGTGAGCTGGACCGACGACGTCGACCTCTTATACGAGCGGTTCGACGACTACAACTGGGGCCCGCCATTTGCCACGAACAAGGGGCCGGGCCTGGCCGACACGGCCAGGATCCTGCAGCTGTCGATGGACTTCGCCGCCAGGGCGCAGGCGTTCGAGGCCGGCGAGATCGACATCTCGCTGCAGTTCACGTTCCCGGACGTGCAGCGGGTTTCCGAGAACCCCGCCTTCCACGTCATCGGGCTGCTGTTCAACGACATCCAGTACGTGCCGATGAACACGATCAAGTGGCCCTTGACCGACATCAACGTGCGGAAGGCGCTGATTCACGCGCTGGACCGGCGGACTGCGACCGTGCGGCAGAACGGCGGGCTTGCGCCAACCCTGGTGAGCAACCTGCTCGCCCCGGGCACCATCGGATTCAGCGAAGAGGCGTCCAAGCTCTACGACTGGAACGTCCCCAAGGCGAACCAGATCCTGGACGAGGCCGGCTACGCACGCGGCGAGGATGGCTTCCGCTACGACTCCGAGGGCAAGCGGCTCGAGGTGATCTTCCCGAACACCCCGAATCCAATCTGCGAGCTGTTCAAGCTCGACATCGAGTCCAACATCGGCATCTTCGTGGATGTGCCCAACATCGACTTCCCGACATTTGCCGAGGGCATGAGCCAAGGGCTCTACCACCACGCCTGGAACGGCGTCGGCGGGCGCAACGGCGATGCGCTGTACACGAGGTTCCACACGTCGCTGCTGGGCAAGCCCGGCCGCGCGTGGACGTTCTTCGAGTACTCGGGCGAGCCGGGCGTGCCCAATCCCGACTCGCGCATCGACCCGCTGCTGGACGGTGCGCGCACCGAGTTCGACGCGGAGAAGCGCGTGCAAATGTGGAAGGACGCCGAGTATCTCCTGATGCAGAACGCGGTGGGCGTCCCGCTGGTGCAGTCGCTCCTGGCGTGGCTGACGAATCCGGCCACGGTCGGTGGGCGAATGTTTATCGGCAGCGGCGCGTCGCACCCCTACTTCGGCGACCTCTACAGCAAGGACTAG